The following proteins are co-located in the Pedobacter frigiditerrae genome:
- a CDS encoding alpha/beta hydrolase: MKKILFLLLFTTYFAKAQEFLPLYTANNIPNSKGTKRKDSIANERVYRVATPGMYCFFPGTQENKGAAIVICPGGGYERLAYIISGTQLAKWFNTMGISAFVLNYRLPNDPDLVEREKAPLQDAQRAIKVIRNNANKWGIKPDKIGIQGSSAGGHLASLVGTAPADMVKINDQLDTVSALANFMILVSPVIDMGDYAHKGSKKNLLGENPKPETIKQYSTQFQVKKNTPICFIADAFDDKTVDPHNSLLFYQALLENKVTSTLHVFPQGGHAIALRNNPGSTEMWTKLCEEWMVEMSIIPSTLKK, encoded by the coding sequence ATGAAAAAAATACTTTTCCTGTTATTGTTCACCACTTATTTTGCCAAAGCTCAGGAGTTTTTGCCACTTTATACTGCAAATAATATTCCTAACTCGAAAGGTACTAAACGAAAAGACAGTATTGCCAATGAAAGAGTATACAGAGTGGCAACTCCTGGAATGTATTGCTTTTTCCCTGGTACACAAGAAAATAAAGGGGCGGCTATAGTTATTTGTCCGGGTGGTGGTTACGAACGATTAGCTTATATTATTAGCGGTACACAGTTGGCTAAATGGTTTAATACGATGGGCATTTCTGCTTTTGTACTTAATTATAGGTTGCCAAACGACCCAGATTTAGTAGAACGAGAAAAAGCACCATTGCAGGATGCACAACGAGCAATAAAAGTAATCCGTAATAATGCTAATAAATGGGGCATCAAGCCCGATAAAATAGGGATACAAGGCTCATCTGCAGGTGGTCATTTGGCAAGTTTAGTTGGTACGGCACCTGCCGATATGGTTAAAATTAACGACCAATTAGATACTGTTTCCGCTCTTGCGAATTTCATGATATTAGTTTCGCCTGTAATTGACATGGGCGATTATGCACACAAGGGAAGTAAGAAAAACTTGTTGGGCGAAAACCCTAAGCCAGAAACCATCAAACAATATTCTACTCAATTTCAGGTAAAAAAAAACACTCCAATATGTTTTATTGCCGATGCATTTGACGATAAAACCGTTGATCCACATAATAGTCTGTTATTTTATCAAGCACTACTAGAAAATAAGGTGACTAGCACCTTACATGTTTTTCCGCAAGGTGGGCACGCTATCGCTTTGCGTAATAATCCAGGTTCTACAGAGATGTGGACAAAACTTTGTGAGGAATGGATGGTAGAAATGTCTATTATTCCTTCAACCTTAAAAAAATAA
- a CDS encoding sialidase family protein — MKTIISTTYLFLIAFGHCLAQIKYTPVFVSGADGHKSYRIPAIVSLKNGDLLAFAEGRVNDAGDFGDINIVLKRSKDSGKTWSSLQTVVNYDQMQAGNPAPVMDLTDSKYPKGRLFLFYNTGNQHESEVRKGNGLREVWYKTSIDDGMTWSEPINITTQVHRPKMPQLNTAYNFDEDWRSYANTPGHALQFNEGLYKGRIFVSANHSAGPPQKAGMDYIAHGYFTDDHGLTFKLSENVSFKGGNEAMAAQLSGDKMVMNIRNQQGNVRQRIIAISNDGGQSWDKTAFDPNLPDPVCQGSTLSYLDKTKRRILFVCNAADTKKRDNLTLRVSNDDGKTWFKNLVIAKSATDYKGNNYSAYSDIVKIDNKNIGVLFEKDEYNVIVFAVQKWQ, encoded by the coding sequence ATGAAAACAATCATCAGCACCACCTACTTATTCTTAATTGCCTTTGGCCATTGTTTGGCACAAATAAAATATACTCCAGTTTTTGTATCTGGAGCAGATGGACATAAAAGCTATCGCATACCTGCCATAGTGAGCTTAAAAAATGGCGATTTATTGGCTTTTGCTGAAGGCAGAGTAAATGATGCTGGCGATTTTGGAGATATCAACATCGTGCTTAAAAGAAGTAAGGACAGTGGTAAAACTTGGTCAAGCTTACAAACTGTTGTTAATTACGATCAAATGCAAGCCGGAAACCCTGCTCCTGTAATGGACTTAACTGATTCTAAATATCCAAAAGGTCGTTTGTTTTTATTTTATAATACAGGCAACCAGCATGAAAGTGAAGTTAGAAAAGGAAACGGTTTAAGAGAAGTATGGTATAAAACATCAATAGATGACGGGATGACTTGGTCTGAACCTATAAATATCACTACACAAGTTCATCGTCCAAAAATGCCGCAACTTAACACGGCTTATAATTTTGATGAAGATTGGCGCAGTTACGCGAACACGCCTGGCCATGCATTACAATTTAACGAAGGATTATATAAGGGAAGGATATTTGTTTCAGCCAATCACTCAGCTGGGCCACCTCAAAAAGCAGGCATGGATTACATCGCCCATGGCTACTTTACAGATGACCATGGCCTTACCTTTAAGCTATCTGAAAATGTTAGTTTTAAAGGTGGTAATGAGGCAATGGCAGCCCAGTTAAGTGGAGATAAAATGGTAATGAACATCCGAAACCAACAAGGAAATGTAAGACAAAGAATTATTGCCATTAGTAATGATGGTGGACAAAGCTGGGATAAGACAGCTTTTGACCCCAATTTACCCGACCCTGTGTGCCAAGGAAGTACACTTTCTTACCTAGATAAAACAAAAAGAAGAATTTTATTTGTGTGCAATGCTGCAGATACCAAAAAGAGAGACAATCTTACACTGAGAGTGAGCAATGATGATGGAAAAACTTGGTTTAAGAACTTAGTAATTGCCAAAAGCGCTACCGACTATAAAGGAAATAACTATTCGGCATACTCAGACATTGTTAAAATTGACAATAAGAATATTGGTGTTCTATTTGAAAAAGATGAATACAACGTTATCGTTTTTGCGGTTCAAAAATGGCAGTAA
- a CDS encoding glycoside hydrolase family 2 protein produces MNLKLNAFGLGICMLISLQVFSQTKPVKQVQYLSGTDNVHTKTWDFWATGGRKSGIWSKIEVPSHWEQQGFGSYNYGRDYVTYGKNFRFADEKGIYRHSFNVPLSWKGKDIFIVFEGSMTDTELKVNGKSAGATHKGAFYRFRYNISDKLNFGKLNQLEATVSKMSSDNSVNNAERLADYWIFGGIFRPVYLEAFPKEHIEWTAIDAKADGTFNMNVYLKNVKAGRTILAEIVDDKGKVVATGKTTTTSDSLANVKTTLKNPKLWTAETPNRYQVNISVQNAGQNIYQTKEKFGFRTLEIRKSDGIYLNGTKIKMKGVNRHVWWPETGRAINPEIDLMDVKLMKEMNMNAVRCSHYPPDQSFLNLCDSLGLYVLDELAGWQKAYSTKAGIPLVKEMVIRDVNHPSIIFWSNGNEGGHNFDLDAEYGKYDLSKRTVIHAHHKPGNAFNGIDCNHYEDFYSSKKILADTNIYMPTEFLHAQDDGGGAASLADFWDLHWNEKRGAGGFIWDLADEGIVRTDQNNIIDVNGVNAPDGLVGPHREKEGSAYAIREIYSPVKIDLKVLPTDFNGEVAIENRYHFTNINQCKFKWELINFKGQDDRNNGYIVVKQGTAAAPSIAPVAKGQLKIDLPQDWKNHDGLALAAYDPFGNEVYRWVWKVKSNTTLFAKSLDRKPANATGVVTTEADTTLTMKASGISVTLSKKSGKLIQLANETSAALSFNNGPILVSGNATFTGLKSYKDGDSYVVESSYTGDMKSVKWKMNPNGWLEMTYEYALNGDYRFAGISFNYPENFVLGAKWLGKGPSRVWKNRTQGGVYNVWENRNNNTHTGSAPWVYPEFKGYFSDVVWLEMNTVQGKFTIASPDNDLYVRLFNFYGLSGVASYPQLPLGDISFLDAIPPIGSKLALNVTPDAKNLGPLGELNHINTTKKRTLLFYFGLPKSDAPQQFAMPKENILTN; encoded by the coding sequence ATGAATTTAAAACTAAACGCTTTCGGTTTAGGCATATGTATGTTAATCAGCTTACAAGTTTTTTCACAAACTAAACCTGTAAAACAAGTTCAATACCTTTCGGGTACAGATAATGTACACACAAAAACTTGGGACTTTTGGGCTACTGGCGGAAGAAAAAGCGGAATCTGGTCTAAAATAGAAGTACCCTCACACTGGGAACAACAAGGCTTTGGTTCGTACAATTATGGTCGCGATTATGTAACCTATGGAAAAAACTTCCGCTTTGCAGATGAAAAAGGGATATACAGACACAGTTTTAATGTTCCCTTAAGTTGGAAAGGCAAAGATATTTTTATCGTTTTTGAAGGCTCGATGACTGATACCGAATTGAAAGTTAATGGCAAATCTGCCGGAGCAACTCATAAAGGTGCATTTTATAGATTTAGGTATAACATCAGCGATAAGCTAAACTTTGGTAAGCTCAATCAACTAGAAGCTACGGTTAGTAAAATGTCATCCGATAATTCGGTTAATAATGCAGAACGCTTGGCAGATTACTGGATTTTTGGTGGCATATTTAGACCAGTTTACTTAGAGGCTTTCCCTAAAGAACACATCGAATGGACGGCTATTGATGCCAAAGCCGATGGTACTTTTAATATGAATGTCTACCTAAAAAATGTAAAAGCTGGTCGCACAATTTTGGCTGAAATTGTAGACGATAAAGGTAAAGTTGTGGCAACAGGAAAAACGACCACTACATCAGATTCCTTAGCTAATGTAAAAACAACACTAAAGAACCCTAAACTGTGGACTGCAGAAACTCCAAACCGCTATCAAGTTAATATTTCCGTACAAAATGCTGGTCAAAATATTTACCAAACTAAAGAGAAATTTGGCTTTAGAACGCTTGAGATTAGAAAAAGCGATGGCATTTATTTGAATGGAACTAAAATAAAAATGAAAGGTGTTAACCGACATGTTTGGTGGCCAGAAACTGGAAGAGCCATTAATCCAGAAATTGATTTAATGGATGTAAAACTAATGAAGGAAATGAATATGAATGCGGTGCGTTGTTCTCATTATCCACCAGATCAGAGTTTTTTAAACTTATGTGATTCGCTTGGGCTTTATGTTTTGGATGAATTGGCAGGTTGGCAAAAGGCGTACAGCACAAAGGCCGGTATCCCTTTGGTAAAAGAAATGGTGATTAGAGATGTGAATCACCCTTCTATTATCTTTTGGAGTAATGGAAATGAAGGCGGTCATAATTTTGATTTAGATGCTGAATATGGAAAATACGACTTATCGAAACGTACAGTAATCCACGCTCACCATAAACCAGGTAATGCATTTAATGGAATAGATTGTAACCATTATGAGGATTTTTACAGTTCTAAAAAAATCTTAGCAGATACCAATATTTACATGCCAACTGAGTTTTTACATGCACAGGATGATGGAGGTGGCGCAGCTTCATTGGCCGATTTTTGGGATTTGCATTGGAATGAAAAAAGAGGGGCGGGTGGTTTTATTTGGGATTTAGCTGATGAAGGCATTGTTCGCACTGATCAAAATAACATCATTGATGTAAATGGTGTTAATGCACCAGACGGATTAGTTGGTCCACACCGAGAAAAAGAAGGTAGTGCTTATGCCATTCGTGAAATTTACAGCCCCGTTAAAATAGATTTAAAAGTTTTACCAACAGACTTTAACGGTGAAGTAGCGATAGAAAACCGTTATCATTTTACCAATATCAACCAATGTAAATTCAAATGGGAGTTGATTAATTTTAAAGGTCAAGATGATAGAAACAATGGTTATATTGTTGTAAAACAAGGAACTGCTGCCGCACCATCTATTGCACCAGTGGCAAAAGGTCAGCTAAAAATAGATTTACCACAAGATTGGAAAAACCATGATGGTTTAGCTTTAGCTGCTTATGACCCTTTTGGGAATGAGGTTTATAGATGGGTTTGGAAAGTGAAATCGAATACGACTTTATTTGCCAAATCTTTAGATAGAAAACCTGCAAATGCAACAGGTGTCGTAACTACAGAAGCTGATACCACACTAACCATGAAAGCAAGCGGCATATCGGTAACCTTAAGCAAAAAATCAGGTAAATTAATCCAGCTGGCTAATGAAACCAGTGCGGCTCTATCCTTCAATAATGGGCCAATTCTCGTTTCAGGAAATGCAACTTTTACTGGTTTGAAATCATATAAAGATGGAGATAGCTATGTGGTAGAATCAAGCTATACAGGCGATATGAAATCAGTTAAATGGAAGATGAACCCTAATGGTTGGTTAGAAATGACTTACGAATATGCGCTAAATGGCGATTACAGATTTGCAGGAATCAGTTTTAACTATCCTGAAAACTTTGTATTAGGTGCAAAATGGTTGGGTAAAGGTCCGTCAAGAGTTTGGAAAAACCGTACACAAGGTGGCGTTTACAATGTTTGGGAAAACAGGAACAACAATACACATACAGGCAGTGCACCTTGGGTTTATCCAGAATTTAAAGGCTATTTTTCTGATGTGGTTTGGTTAGAGATGAATACGGTGCAAGGTAAGTTTACCATCGCTTCGCCAGATAATGATTTATATGTAAGGCTGTTCAACTTTTATGGTTTAAGTGGCGTAGCTTCTTATCCGCAATTGCCATTGGGCGATATTTCTTTCCTTGATGCTATTCCTCCAATTGGCAGTAAATTGGCTTTAAATGTAACACCAGATGCGAAGAATTTAGGTCCGTTGGGTGAGTTAAACCACATCAATACCACAAAAAAGAGAACGTTGTTGTTTTATTTTGGTTTGCCTAAATCTGATGCACCACAACAGTTTGCCATGCCTAAAGAGAATATATTAACTAATTAA
- a CDS encoding pectinesterase family protein: protein MIPRILIAMLFIFTSLTNVIAQQTTPNKIVVAQDGSGNFKTIQEAVNSVRDHMQTRVTIEVKAGTYAEKLVIPAWKKNITLIGESKENTIITNADYSGKAFPTKDFTGNPKYSTYTSYTVLVQGNDCRLENLTIENTAGTVGQAVALTVEADRFAARNCAFLGNQDTLYTSRDGRNYFESCFIVGTTDFIFGEATVVFSKCTIKSLSNSYITAASTTKEQRFGYVFLDCDLIAAPTATKVFLGRPWRPFAKTVFIRCNLGSHIIPAGWNAWPGDPMFADKDKTAFYAEYANTGAGSATAERVPWSKQLTGKQAKAYTLKNIFGSWNPEF, encoded by the coding sequence ATGATACCAAGAATACTTATAGCGATGCTTTTCATCTTTACATCGCTAACAAACGTAATTGCCCAACAAACCACTCCAAATAAAATTGTTGTAGCACAAGATGGAAGTGGAAACTTCAAGACTATTCAAGAAGCAGTGAACTCCGTGAGAGATCACATGCAAACAAGGGTTACGATTGAAGTGAAAGCAGGAACATACGCAGAAAAATTAGTTATTCCAGCTTGGAAAAAAAATATCACCCTAATTGGAGAAAGCAAAGAAAATACCATCATTACCAATGCTGATTATTCAGGAAAAGCTTTTCCGACAAAAGATTTTACGGGTAATCCCAAATACAGCACCTATACTTCTTACACCGTTTTGGTCCAGGGAAATGATTGCAGACTAGAAAATCTAACTATAGAAAATACGGCAGGAACTGTAGGGCAAGCGGTTGCATTAACAGTAGAAGCGGATCGTTTTGCAGCTAGAAATTGTGCTTTTTTAGGTAATCAGGATACACTTTACACGTCTAGGGATGGAAGGAATTATTTCGAATCTTGTTTCATTGTAGGTACTACAGACTTTATTTTCGGGGAAGCGACAGTTGTGTTTAGCAAATGCACTATTAAGAGTTTATCTAATTCTTACATCACAGCAGCATCTACTACAAAAGAACAACGTTTTGGTTATGTCTTTTTAGATTGCGATTTAATTGCAGCCCCAACAGCAACAAAGGTATTTTTAGGCAGGCCTTGGCGACCATTTGCAAAAACCGTATTTATCAGATGTAATTTAGGATCTCATATTATCCCAGCAGGATGGAATGCTTGGCCTGGCGACCCAATGTTTGCTGATAAGGATAAAACTGCCTTTTACGCTGAATATGCAAATACAGGAGCTGGTTCGGCAACTGCCGAAAGAGTGCCTTGGTCTAAACAGTTAACAGGTAAACAAGCAAAGGCTTATACCCTAAAAAACATCTTCGGGTCTTGGAATCCTGAATTCTAA
- a CDS encoding alpha/beta hydrolase, with the protein MLKYLLFFLAISSFANAQEQRIEWRTGIKDTSYNTQRDFRNNIKKYPFIKLVVEQQMPNVTEKRNLAYAKIGDRKLLIDAFLPKSKSKTAAVLIVHGGGWRSGDRSQHIPLAQHLAAKGMASFTVEYRLSTEAFYPASVFDVKSAVRWLKANAKQFNVDTNKIAILGFSAGGQLASLVGVTENVKKLEGDIGSFKYSSKVNAVIDIDGTLSFVHPESWELQNINTNKGASAMWLGYAGNERLDLWKEASPFTYANENKVPFLFLNSAVERMHAGRDDFKKLMDKKGIYTEIVSFKDSPHSFCLYQPWFDLTVNHITSFLEKVFK; encoded by the coding sequence ATGCTTAAATACCTACTTTTCTTCCTTGCAATTTCAAGTTTTGCAAATGCTCAAGAACAGCGAATCGAGTGGCGCACTGGCATAAAAGATACCAGTTACAATACGCAACGCGATTTTCGTAATAACATCAAAAAATATCCTTTCATTAAGCTGGTTGTTGAGCAGCAAATGCCCAACGTGACAGAGAAACGCAATTTAGCTTATGCTAAGATTGGCGATCGGAAATTACTGATAGATGCATTTTTGCCAAAAAGTAAAAGCAAAACGGCTGCTGTACTGATTGTACATGGTGGTGGTTGGCGTTCTGGAGATAGAAGTCAGCATATTCCCTTAGCCCAACATTTGGCCGCAAAGGGAATGGCATCCTTTACAGTCGAATATCGTTTATCAACCGAAGCTTTTTATCCGGCTAGTGTTTTTGATGTTAAATCTGCTGTGCGTTGGTTAAAAGCAAATGCTAAACAATTTAATGTAGACACCAATAAAATAGCCATACTTGGTTTTTCGGCTGGTGGCCAACTGGCTTCATTGGTTGGGGTAACAGAAAACGTGAAAAAACTAGAAGGTGACATAGGTAGTTTCAAATATTCAAGTAAAGTAAATGCCGTGATAGATATTGATGGCACACTTTCTTTTGTTCATCCTGAATCTTGGGAATTACAAAACATCAATACTAACAAGGGAGCATCAGCCATGTGGCTTGGTTATGCAGGTAACGAAAGGTTGGATTTATGGAAGGAAGCATCACCCTTTACTTATGCTAATGAAAACAAGGTCCCTTTCCTGTTTTTGAATAGTGCAGTAGAAAGAATGCATGCTGGTCGAGATGATTTTAAAAAACTAATGGATAAAAAAGGAATTTATACCGAAATTGTAAGCTTTAAAGATTCGCCACATTCATTCTGTTTATATCAACCTTGGTTTGATTTAACGGTAAATCACATAACGTCTTTTTTAGAAAAAGTATTTAAATGA
- a CDS encoding glycoside hydrolase family 88 protein: MFISAPSIKISCFSALCICGLLFPASTTFAQYVEHKGNDVTTPLHLLKPAYVTPYGQTKPADIKVSLDRVFKYLDQTTPAQLVDKTTNEVISDLKKANSNSIFKPGDYRLTSYEWGVTYTGMLEVAAATGDKKYLDYTIKRINFLADVVNAYQSYLKTNAGALTPVRSVLDPHALDDAGSIAASMIKAQRTGEIKANLRPIIDNYLNYIMTKEFRLKDGTLARNRPQPNTLWLDDLYMSLPAVVQMGVLTGDTKYFDEAVKQYQLFADRMFNAEKGLYMHGWVQDMDPHPQFHWARANGWGLMTKIELLDALPANHPGRPIILKMLKAHVKGLATLQDGTGFWHQLLDRNDSYLETSATAIYTYCIARAVNKGWLDAKAYGPMALLAWNAVSTKINANGQVEGTCVGTGMGFDPAFYYYRPINVFAAHSYGPVLLAGAETYRMLQQHPFEINDSAVQMYK, from the coding sequence ATGTTTATTTCTGCTCCATCTATTAAAATTTCTTGCTTTAGTGCACTTTGTATCTGCGGACTGCTATTTCCTGCATCTACCACATTTGCACAATACGTTGAGCATAAAGGTAATGATGTAACTACACCATTGCATCTACTTAAACCTGCCTATGTTACACCTTATGGTCAGACAAAACCAGCAGATATTAAAGTTTCTTTAGATCGAGTTTTTAAATACCTTGACCAAACTACTCCAGCACAATTGGTTGATAAAACTACTAATGAAGTAATTTCAGATTTGAAAAAGGCCAATTCAAATTCGATATTTAAACCTGGTGATTATCGCTTAACCAGTTACGAGTGGGGTGTTACCTATACAGGGATGCTAGAAGTTGCTGCTGCAACAGGCGATAAAAAATATCTTGATTATACCATTAAACGCATCAATTTCTTGGCTGATGTGGTGAACGCTTATCAGAGTTACTTAAAAACAAACGCAGGAGCGTTAACACCAGTACGTTCAGTTTTAGATCCTCACGCTTTAGATGATGCAGGTTCAATTGCCGCATCGATGATTAAGGCGCAAAGAACAGGAGAGATTAAAGCTAACCTTCGCCCAATTATAGATAACTACTTAAACTATATCATGACCAAAGAGTTTCGTTTAAAAGACGGGACATTGGCAAGAAACAGGCCTCAACCTAATACCCTTTGGTTGGATGATTTGTACATGAGTTTACCTGCTGTGGTACAAATGGGTGTTTTAACTGGCGATACAAAGTATTTTGACGAGGCAGTTAAACAATATCAACTGTTTGCAGACCGAATGTTTAATGCCGAAAAAGGATTATACATGCATGGATGGGTACAGGATATGGATCCACATCCGCAGTTTCATTGGGCAAGGGCAAATGGTTGGGGTTTAATGACTAAGATTGAACTACTGGATGCTTTACCAGCTAATCATCCTGGTAGACCAATTATCTTAAAGATGTTAAAGGCCCATGTAAAAGGATTAGCTACTTTACAAGATGGAACAGGTTTTTGGCACCAGCTTTTAGATCGCAATGATTCTTATTTAGAAACTTCCGCCACTGCGATATATACTTATTGCATAGCTAGGGCAGTTAACAAAGGTTGGTTAGATGCCAAAGCATACGGCCCCATGGCTTTGTTGGCGTGGAATGCAGTGAGTACCAAAATAAATGCAAACGGTCAGGTAGAAGGTACTTGCGTGGGTACAGGAATGGGTTTTGACCCTGCCTTTTATTATTACCGACCAATTAATGTTTTTGCAGCGCATAGTTATGGACCAGTATTGTTGGCAGGTGCCGAAACTTATAGAATGTTGCAACAACATCCTTTCGAGATCAATGACAGTGCTGTTCAGATGTATAAATAA
- a CDS encoding glycoside hydrolase family 28 protein: MKTTIFTAFMLTVSSLVYGQTAKTKTFSWNNLPVISKPVFKKDTFNIVKYRAVADGIYLNTDAINTAINDCSKNGGGVVLIPAGLWLSGPIYLKSGVNLHLKQGAFLVFTTDKSKYKIVEGDYEGKSAARNESPINGKNLQNIAITGKGVIDGSGDVWRAVGQGKLTASQWKDQLTKGGVLSDDKKTWFPSEQFKQAQVKGKSMLIQPGMDLSAFADMKDFLRPNLLVLKNCKKVLIEGITFQNSPAWCLHPLMCEDLTISGIRVKNPHYAQNGDGIDIESCTRFIVENSVLDVGDDAICIKSGKDEEGRKRGIPSAQGIIRGNLVYSGHGAVVIGSEMSGGANNIFIENCTFMGTDKGLRFKSTRGRGGVVENIYARNLTMKDILQEAIFFDMFYFVKFATDGVRDNSPVVNEGTPIFRNMVFDNIICNGAETAVFIRGLSEMPVQGITISNSTIAAEKGVELTDATHIKFDNVRFVVKNQLPVFSLTGSKDISINKVSYNNGLPSLLQVNGVGNERIQVLGTDLKSTGKTLELKDGAKESSVTYK, from the coding sequence ATGAAAACTACAATTTTTACTGCCTTTATGTTAACTGTTTCTTCGTTGGTTTATGGACAAACAGCTAAAACAAAAACATTCTCTTGGAACAATCTTCCAGTAATAAGCAAACCAGTATTTAAGAAGGATACTTTTAATATCGTTAAATATCGTGCAGTTGCAGATGGAATTTATTTAAATACCGATGCAATTAACACCGCCATTAACGATTGCAGTAAAAATGGTGGCGGTGTGGTACTTATACCAGCGGGTTTGTGGTTATCTGGTCCGATATATTTGAAAAGCGGAGTGAACTTGCACCTTAAACAAGGCGCATTTTTAGTTTTTACAACAGATAAGAGCAAGTATAAAATTGTGGAAGGAGATTATGAAGGAAAAAGTGCAGCAAGGAATGAATCGCCTATTAACGGAAAAAATCTACAAAATATAGCCATAACAGGTAAAGGTGTTATTGACGGCAGTGGTGATGTATGGCGTGCGGTTGGTCAAGGAAAACTTACTGCCTCCCAATGGAAAGATCAATTGACTAAAGGAGGTGTATTAAGCGATGATAAAAAGACTTGGTTTCCAAGCGAACAGTTTAAGCAAGCTCAGGTAAAAGGCAAAAGTATGTTGATACAACCAGGAATGGATTTATCTGCATTTGCTGATATGAAAGATTTCCTTAGGCCAAACCTTTTAGTACTTAAAAACTGTAAAAAGGTATTAATTGAAGGCATTACCTTTCAAAATTCTCCAGCATGGTGCCTTCATCCACTGATGTGTGAAGATTTAACGATTTCTGGCATCAGGGTTAAAAACCCGCATTATGCACAAAACGGAGATGGTATTGATATCGAATCTTGTACACGTTTTATCGTTGAAAATAGTGTGTTGGATGTTGGAGATGATGCCATATGTATCAAATCGGGTAAAGATGAAGAAGGTAGAAAAAGAGGTATTCCGTCTGCTCAAGGAATTATTAGAGGGAATTTGGTGTACAGCGGTCACGGTGCTGTGGTAATTGGTAGCGAAATGAGTGGTGGCGCAAATAACATCTTTATCGAAAACTGTACTTTTATGGGAACAGATAAAGGTTTAAGGTTTAAGTCGACTAGAGGAAGGGGCGGAGTAGTAGAAAACATTTATGCGAGGAATTTAACGATGAAAGATATTCTTCAAGAAGCCATCTTTTTTGACATGTTTTATTTCGTGAAATTTGCGACCGATGGCGTTAGAGATAATTCACCCGTAGTAAATGAGGGAACTCCAATATTCCGTAACATGGTATTTGATAACATTATTTGTAATGGTGCAGAAACAGCAGTTTTTATAAGAGGGCTGTCAGAAATGCCTGTTCAAGGGATTACGATAAGTAATTCTACCATTGCAGCAGAAAAAGGTGTTGAATTGACGGATGCAACTCATATCAAATTTGATAATGTTCGTTTCGTTGTTAAAAATCAACTGCCAGTTTTCTCACTTACTGGCAGTAAAGATATCAGTATAAATAAGGTGAGCTATAACAATGGCCTTCCAAGTCTATTGCAGGTAAATGGTGTAGGAAATGAGCGTATTCAGGTTTTAGGGACAGATTTAAAATCTACCGGGAAAACCCTAGAACTTAAAGATGGCGCTAAGGAAAGTTCGGTGACTTATAAATAA